The following coding sequences lie in one Spirosoma sp. KUDC1026 genomic window:
- a CDS encoding RagB/SusD family nutrient uptake outer membrane protein codes for MNFKKSSIYVALGVSLTMTACTVTDLQPQTALSETTAFQTPERIALAVAGVYDGGQSGFYAGGAVRGYNFGAAHLEQGDARGEDMALAATFYGITYQSTYDANQPNNVYYWQNAYAMINRANVVIAGLATAQPSASLTQAQIDAYVAECRYLRAMAHHYLLVNFSRPFGDNPTAAAGGVPYRTTPVTGGASVNEAIQQGRNTVAECYDRIIEDLNYAEEKLPDTRAGNLKITRVTKGAAIALKTRVRLHQNNWAEVIREANKLVPTAAPFTSPIGAYALTGSPLGAFGSANKSNSESIFSMENNDVDNAGVNGAPAAMYTASSLGGRGIILISPILWNQPFFPAGDLRKATGTAVAADPASSSGKGGYFTRKYPDATTRTENAPIIRYAEVLLNLAEALSRSGSAVDTRAVALLSAVRNRSVTTAANQYTAASFASGNELTRAIINERRPEFLAEGLRWLDIHRLSTDATFRQAAGIPAKAAISITNFAPLYTNTATTTFPTEPAIPYSDYRFLWPIPLEEINNNPVLATQQNPGY; via the coding sequence ATGAATTTCAAGAAATCATCTATATATGTAGCGCTGGGGGTCTCGTTAACGATGACCGCCTGTACTGTTACGGATCTGCAGCCTCAGACCGCGCTATCTGAGACGACGGCATTCCAGACGCCAGAGCGTATTGCCCTGGCGGTAGCTGGTGTGTACGACGGAGGTCAGTCTGGTTTTTACGCGGGTGGCGCCGTTCGGGGCTACAACTTCGGCGCGGCTCACCTGGAACAGGGTGATGCACGCGGAGAAGACATGGCGCTGGCTGCTACCTTCTACGGTATCACCTACCAGAGCACGTATGACGCTAACCAACCGAACAATGTGTATTACTGGCAGAATGCCTATGCCATGATCAACCGGGCTAACGTCGTTATCGCGGGGTTGGCAACGGCTCAGCCATCGGCTTCATTAACTCAGGCACAAATCGATGCCTATGTAGCTGAGTGTCGGTACCTACGCGCTATGGCGCACCACTATCTGCTGGTTAACTTTTCGCGCCCGTTTGGTGATAACCCAACGGCAGCTGCGGGGGGTGTTCCTTACCGGACAACACCGGTAACGGGCGGTGCCAGTGTAAATGAAGCGATTCAGCAGGGACGTAACACAGTAGCTGAATGCTATGACCGGATCATCGAAGATCTGAATTACGCCGAAGAAAAACTGCCCGACACCCGAGCCGGTAACCTCAAGATCACCCGTGTTACCAAAGGAGCTGCTATTGCACTGAAAACCCGCGTGCGGCTACACCAGAACAACTGGGCCGAAGTAATCCGGGAAGCCAATAAACTGGTTCCAACGGCGGCACCGTTCACCAGCCCGATCGGCGCCTATGCACTGACCGGCTCACCGTTGGGCGCATTCGGTTCGGCGAACAAATCAAATTCGGAGTCGATCTTCTCGATGGAGAACAACGACGTGGACAACGCCGGTGTCAACGGTGCTCCGGCGGCCATGTACACTGCCAGCTCGCTCGGTGGTCGGGGTATTATCCTGATCAGCCCAATTCTGTGGAACCAGCCTTTCTTCCCAGCAGGTGACCTTCGGAAAGCAACGGGTACCGCCGTAGCGGCCGATCCCGCTTCGTCGTCAGGTAAAGGTGGGTATTTCACCCGTAAATACCCGGATGCAACGACACGGACGGAGAACGCTCCAATCATTCGTTACGCCGAGGTGCTGCTGAATTTGGCCGAAGCGCTATCGCGTTCGGGTAGTGCTGTCGACACACGGGCAGTGGCCCTGTTGAGCGCTGTTCGAAACCGTTCGGTAACGACGGCTGCGAATCAGTACACGGCCGCCAGCTTTGCTTCGGGTAACGAACTGACTCGTGCGATCATTAACGAGCGCCGTCCAGAGTTCCTGGCCGAAGGTCTGCGCTGGCTGGACATCCATCGTTTGTCGACGGACGCAACGTTCCGTCAAGCAGCGGGTATCCCGGCGAAAGCGGCTATCAGCATTACGAACTTCGCTCCGTTGTATACCAACACGGCAACCACGACGTTTCCGACAGAACCAGCTATTCCCTACAGCGATTACCGGTTCCTGTGGCCAATTCCGCTGGAAGAGATCAACAATAACCCCGTGTTAGCGACTCAGCAGAATCCTGGTTACTAA
- a CDS encoding Hsp20 family protein, producing MLTDGISASYADGILRVTLPKNPETNAPAQTINVA from the coding sequence GTGCTGACGGATGGTATCTCGGCCAGCTATGCCGATGGTATTCTTCGGGTCACACTCCCAAAGAATCCGGAAACCAACGCCCCGGCGCAGACGATTAACGTAGCCTAA